From the genome of Fimbriimonadaceae bacterium, one region includes:
- a CDS encoding arabinose ABC transporter substrate-binding protein — MKKCLIVAVVVAIALTIAGCTKGSETDNKVKIGFLVKSKTEPWFQTEWKFADEAAAKYGFDLIKLEVADGTAVNKQLDVLGAQGAQGVIICTPNQKLGPAIVKKAGEYNMKLMSVDDRLVDADGNSLTDVHHLGISAHEIGKMVGQTLVDEMQKRGWKMEEVGALALTIDSLETAKQRTDGAIEVLTANGFPKANIYTTPWKAGYDIGTALADSRVTLTQHPNVKYWIAFASNDDGVLGAVRATEEKQIPASNVIGVGINGTSGVDDFKKASPTGFFASILLSPKKHGYGTAEAMYKWIKDGVEPPKETWTSGILITRENYKEEMKKEGLD; from the coding sequence ATGAAGAAGTGTCTGATAGTCGCAGTCGTTGTCGCAATCGCTCTCACCATCGCCGGTTGTACGAAGGGATCGGAAACCGACAACAAGGTCAAGATCGGTTTTCTGGTCAAGTCAAAGACCGAGCCATGGTTTCAAACCGAGTGGAAGTTTGCCGATGAAGCCGCCGCCAAGTATGGTTTCGACTTGATCAAGCTCGAAGTTGCCGATGGCACGGCGGTCAATAAGCAGCTTGACGTCCTTGGCGCACAGGGAGCGCAGGGCGTGATCATCTGCACGCCCAATCAGAAACTCGGTCCGGCTATCGTCAAGAAGGCGGGAGAGTACAACATGAAGCTGATGAGCGTGGACGACCGATTGGTCGACGCGGACGGCAATTCGCTTACCGATGTTCATCACCTCGGGATCTCGGCTCACGAGATCGGCAAGATGGTTGGGCAGACCCTTGTTGATGAGATGCAGAAGCGCGGATGGAAAATGGAAGAAGTCGGCGCGCTTGCCCTCACCATCGACTCCCTTGAAACGGCGAAGCAGAGAACGGATGGAGCCATTGAAGTTCTGACAGCGAACGGCTTCCCGAAAGCGAACATCTACACGACACCTTGGAAGGCCGGTTACGATATCGGCACTGCTCTTGCCGACTCTCGGGTCACACTCACCCAGCATCCCAACGTGAAGTATTGGATTGCTTTCGCCTCGAACGACGATGGCGTGCTTGGGGCGGTCCGCGCAACCGAAGAGAAGCAGATTCCTGCTTCGAATGTGATCGGCGTTGGGATCAACGGCACGAGCGGAGTCGATGATTTCAAGAAGGCATCTCCGACTGGATTCTTCGCCTCCATTCTCCTTAGCCCGAAGAAGCACGGATACGGCACCGCCGAAGCCATGTACAAGTGGATCAAGGACGGGGTGGAGCCACCAAAGGAGACTTGGACGAGCGGTATCCTGATCACTCGCGAAAACTACAAAGAAGAGATGAAGAAAGAAGGTCTGGACTAA